The nucleotide sequence AACACGAAGCACGGTCCGATTACAAAATTCCAAGACTACTACCTAAGCAATCTTGAATGCTAATCAATAATGCATAGCCCTCCGCCCCTTAAGATTGCTTTAAAAAGCTTTACTGTAGAGACCAATAATAATTACCGATATCAACGTGGGTCATGTAGCAGGCACTCCTCACGGGCGTCGATCCCGAATCGGAGGTGGCATTAATGTCGCATCCGATCCGCACAAGGTACTTGACCATGGAAAGTTTGCCAGAGACGACGGCTGCCCAGAGTGGCGATACATAGTGGAAGCTGTTATCCTCCGGCACCTCAAAGTGACCCCTTTGCTCAATGTCCGCCTCGCAGATGGTGATGAGATACTCGGCGATGTCCACGGCTCCTCTTTTGCAGGCAATGAAGAGGGGTGCGCAGCCATTTCGCTGCTTCCGCACCAACTCGCGACGGGAATCGCGGGGCAgcctaaaaaacaaaattgcattttgaattttaactaatgtttatgtttttaaagttaattattattttctgtGTAAGTTTAAGGGTAGAGAATCGGAAGCTTTCGATCAGCACGTGCAGGGGCAATGATTTGGTGGGTACAATTATTGATAAGACGTCAAAACATTGGGAGCTTTTGGTAGAGATTCCACACAAATGACTAGTCATTTCAGATTAGAAGCTTTTCCAAAAtgaatgaaaaataaaaataaatatttatgtacattCTCCGTTTCAACAATATAAAAGATAATTTCTGCAAAGATATTAATTAGTACTCTTTCaattaacaaatatttaatataatgaAATCGTATGATAGTTCagtaaagaaatatttaatcgGTTTCCAAGAATATAATCTAATAAACATATCAGTTATTGCAGTAGCTATTTATCGGTAATCAAAATTATCTCTTGTATGTGCCTATAAAATTTAATGTTATAAAGTTTATGTAAAAGAACCCGGTCTACGATATGGCGTCATTGTAAATTATATGTCAGACGGATCGATTAAGACGTTTTTCATACTATATAAGAAATTACTAGCTGTTCAAGAAATATGGTTGTAAAATACACTGTAACTTTGACTTGCAGATGACCTTTCCTACATATTTGATTATTTCTGGGCCTTACTTTCGCTATGGACATTTGCTTATCACTTTGTTTACAGAATATGACATTTTATGTTCACTTAATAGAGAATTTATTCAGCTAACGATGCACACACCTttcttttaaatgaaatgtaatGTACAGTGGAACTTTGGGAGTGGACATCAACTTTCTATTCCAACAAGCTACCCAATTGACTTGTTCTATACAGAACACATAATTCTATGACTCTTTTTTACAGACATACTTTTCCAGCTCGTGGCGCAGGTGGCGCGACAGCAGCGAGTCCTCCTGGCTGCGCTTGCACTCCTCGATCAGCTCGTGACTGAGCTTGGTTAGCTCCACCTTGGGACTGCTCTGCTTGCGTTCGTTGGCCATCGATGGCCGTGCGACTttctgctcctgctcctggcGGGGACTCCGAACCTGATCCTGATCCTTGGCTTCCAGCTCCAGCTGCAGCTGCTCGACCTGTCGACGGCTGCCTTCAAGTGAGCGCATTGCCAGCGCACCGTCTCATTGCCAAACAAAATTGGTGGGTGGGTGGCTGTCTCTATATCCTTAGCAGTGGGCGTGGATTGTGGGGGCTTTGTGTTGGGGGCCTCCTCCCGAATGTCCTTGGGCCACTGCCCCCTTGCAAAAACGGTGCGGCAGTGACCTACTGAACCCACCAGCCTGGGCTACTTAATTGGGTTGCTTGGCGCTGCTCCCGTTTTTCGCCCAAGGCCGTCGGAGCACTTTCTTTTTCTCTCTCTGTATCTCTGCTTGGTTGCCTTTCCTTTCCTCCGTCTCTTCGAATCAATTTCTGTGCAGCGTGCAACTTGGGTGCATAATCTTTGGGGCTCCTTGGGCGATTTTCACAATTGGCAATTGCAAAAGTTCAAATGAAACAACAACAAGTGCGGtgtggtgtgtgtgtggccGTGTGTCGGTGTGGTGTGGGTGTCTGGCTCACGGTTCACACCATGTTTTCCCGTCTTttctgtttataaataaaaagtcagcAAAACTCTTAACGTCAAAACAGTGTGTACACAATGACAATAACCAAAACAGCTGCTGCAACAGACGACTGTTGGCCATAACAGAGCGGCAGGGTTGTCGTCCATTAAGATAGTTGCCGATTTTTAAGCCAACGTAACTATCATATAAAAGTATTTCCAATTTTATATGActgctttttatttttgagtACATATATAAAATTAATCTATAAAAGAGTTAAATTTATCAATGTTTTTTGTCTTGCATCATATGGAGTTGCCTTGTTGACGACTACCCCACACGCGTAGGTCCGAAGAGAGGGTGAACTTTAAGGGCGGCGTGCGCCTGGTGGCGGTCGATCGGGGCGATCGTTTTATTCTGTTAACAATTCAAATCAGCCTCATACATTTCAAACTAATGAGAAGCACAATTTATGGCGGCATCCATTAAACCGATATTAGTAGGCCCGCACTTCAAGGGCCAAGAAATCCATACGACATCggataaattaacaaatactAGATTTCCTTAGTCTACCTATCGATTACAATGTTCGACCGTCGACAAGTTTAATTTatcaatgttttttttattttaatattaaatacaatGTTTGCTGCAAGTAAATACACAGTATATCAGAATGATAGAGCATTTATGAACCCGCTACAACTAGTTCTCTTTGTTTTGTTTCCATATTTAACTCCCTTTATAAAAAATCTATTTGATATAACAGATTTGATTAAAAATTTACCAAAACCTGTGACTTAAAGCGATAGCTGTGCTCGGTATTGAAACAATAAATATCTTATCGATACCCACACACTGATGGCAACTCTGCCAGTAAGGTATAAGGTATCGATATATGGCAACCCTGTTTTCAAAGCCACAGCAACAACGACGCGCTGCCTGCAAAAAAATAGCCATTATTTGTGTTTGTCTCTCAAAATTGTGAAATAAAACCAAATGGAATCTCCGGCGATCAATGATATTGCAGCTGGCATGGGTGGCGAGAAACTGGAGGTCTTCCGGAAGCTGAATCTCCTGGAACAGCATCGCGTGGAGAGCTTCAAGAGTTGGCCCTTTCCAGATACGGCTTTGTGCAGCATTACAAAGGCAAGAATGATTGGATTAATTATCTTAAATACCGATCAGAGCTCATAACAAATATTACTCAACAGATGGCCGAGGCGGGATTCTATTGGACGGGCACAAAGCGGGAAAACGATACCGCCACTTGCTTTGTGTGCGGGAAAACGCTCGATGGCTGGGAATCTGAGGATGACCCGTGGAAGGAACATCGCAAACATGCTCCTCAGTGCGACTTCGCCAAGCTGTCGTGTCCCGAAAAGAATTTAACTGTGAGTTCCCAAACCCTGAACCCACATACCATCCTATAACTTGGTACATCCCTTTCATAGGTCTCTCAATTCCTCGAAATACTTGGAACTGTTGTAAAAGGCAGCATAGAGAAAACCTGCAAAGCCTTCAAAGCTAGCTTCATTCGGGAAAACGAGGAGCGTCTAAATGAGTTTACGCACAATCAAAAATAGAAcagtaatatttaaaaatttttaatatatatttaaccCTTTGTTTATAAAGATTTGCTAATAAAACGGGATGTTTATgccataataaaaacaaatactaactaaaaaataatattaattagtAGAAGATTAGATAAAATTGACTTGGTTAAGGGCCAAATCCTTAATCACCCCCAATCAGCCAGGCTACTCCAGTCTACGGTCATACTTAAACTTCAGTAAGGAACAGCTGTTCTAAAACAAAACTAGTAAACAAATCAAAAGCAGTTTCAAGACCAACCATTTATAGCACTTTGGACTGCGTAAACGGTTTGATTAAACGCCATGTTAAAACGAAAATTAAACCAGCAAAAAGATAATCTGGAGGATGTGGAGC is from Drosophila suzukii chromosome 3, CBGP_Dsuzu_IsoJpt1.0, whole genome shotgun sequence and encodes:
- the Det gene encoding baculoviral IAP repeat-containing protein 5, giving the protein MESPAINDIAAGMGGEKLEVFRKLNLLEQHRVESFKSWPFPDTALCSITKMAEAGFYWTGTKRENDTATCFVCGKTLDGWESEDDPWKEHRKHAPQCDFAKLSCPEKNLTVSQFLEILGTVVKGSIEKTCKAFKASFIRENEERLNEFTHNQK